Proteins encoded together in one Macadamia integrifolia cultivar HAES 741 chromosome 8, SCU_Mint_v3, whole genome shotgun sequence window:
- the LOC122085987 gene encoding protein NRT1/ PTR FAMILY 5.6: MEMEQGLEKIKRGEVEEVDEEKWVCDSSVDHKGRIPLRASTGVWKASLFIIAIEFSERLSYFGIATNLIIYLTKVIHQDLTTAAKNVNYWSGVTTMMPLIGGFLADSYFGRFNAVLISSFIYLLGLTLLTMSELIPRLKPCKMDNCTNSTKIHEIIFFLSMYLISVGTGGHKPSLESFGADQFDDDHSEERKKKMSYFNWWNFGLCSGLLLGVTVIVYVQDYVSWGVADIILSAVMAITIIIFFIGRPFYRFRKPEGSPLTPMLQVSVAAITKRSLPYPSDPAQLYEVPKTHKNQGRLLCHTPKLKFLDKAAIIEEKEKGSGEKQQSPWRLSTVTKVEEMKLILNVVPIWLSSLTFGICVAQTSTFFIKQASTMNRRISTSRHHGFMIPPATVYALSAIGMIIAVVIYDKILEPVLRKARGKERGIEILQRIGIGMGFVSVAMVTAALVERKRLEAVERGISPMSVFWLTPQFMIMGFGDGFALVGLQEYFYDQVPDKMRSLGIALYLSVIGLGNFLSSLLITVVDHVTQSHGRRSWFGKGLNSSRLDKFYWLLAAMNGVNLCIYMMVARWASYKNVQRRAAVADSRGVRDEIELMA; the protein is encoded by the exons ATGGAGATGGAGCAAGGATTGGAGAAGATAAAGAGAGGAGAGGTAGAAGAAGTTGATGAGGAGAAATGGGTTTGTGATTCATCTGTTGATCATAAAGGAAGAATCCCTCTTAGAGCTTCCACTGGCGTTTGGAAAGCCTCCCTTTTCATTATCG CAATTGAGTTCAGTGAGAGGTTAAGCTATTTTGGAATTGCAACTAATCTCATCATATACCTCACCAAAGTGATCCATCAAGACCTTACGACAGCGGCGAAGAATGTGAATTATTGGTCTGGAGTAACAACAATGATGCCACTGATCGGAGGGTTCCTTGCAGACTCATACTTTGGAAGATTCAATGCAGTCTTAATCTCATCCTTTATCTATCTCTTG GGCCTGACCCTATTGACAATGTCTGAATTAATACCAAGGTTGAAGCCTTGCAAAATGGACAATTGTACCAATTCCACAAAGATCCATgagatcatcttcttcctttccatGTACTTGATCTCAGTAGGAACAGGAGGTCACAAACCTTCTCTAGAGAGCTTCGGAGCTGACCAGTTCGACGATGATCAttctgaagaaagaaagaagaagatgtctTACTTCAACTGGTGGAACTTTGGTCTCTGCAGTGGTCTACTGCTTGGTGTAACAGTGATAGTTTATGTGCAAGACTATGTCAGTTGGGGTGTTGCAGATATCATCCTATCCGCAGTTATGGCCATTACAATCATAATCTTCTTCATTGGAAGGCCATTTTACCGATTCAGGAAGCCAGAAGGGAGCCCTTTAACACCCATGTTGCAGGTTTCAGTAGCAGCTATAACCAAGAGGAGTCTTCCCTATCCTTCTGATCCTGCTCAATTATATGAAGTTCCCAAGACACACAAGAACCAGGGGAGGCTTTTGTGCCATACACCTAAGCTCAA GTTCTTGGACAAAGCTGCAATCattgaagaaaaggagaaaggatCAGGTGAGAAGCAGCAGAGTCCATGGAGATTATCTACAGTAACCAAAGTGGAAGAGATGAAGCTAATTCTCAATGTGGTTCCTATATGGCTATCTTCCTTGACATTTGGAATATGTGTGGCACAAACCTCCACATTTTTCATCAAACAAGCAAGTACCATGAACCGTCGGATAAGCACAAGCCGCCACCATGGTTTTATGATCCCACCAGCTACAGTCTATGCTCTTTCTGCAATTGGAATGATCATTGCTGTAGTCATCTATGACAAGATCCTAGAACCTGTACTGAGAAAAGCCAGAGGCAAAGAAAGAGGGATTGAAATCCTACAAAGGATTGGTATAGGGATGGGGTTTGTAAGTGTAGCCATGGTTACTGCTGCATTGGTGGAAAGAAAGAGACTTGAAGCAGTGGAGAGAGGAATTAGTCCTATGAGTGTGTTCTGGTTAACTCCACAATTCATGATCATGGGTTTTGGGGATGGGTTTGCTCTAGTTGGCCTCCAAGAGTACTTCTATGATCAAGTTCCTGATAAGATGAGAAGCTTAGGAATAGCTTTATATCTCAGTGTGATTGGGCTTGGGAACTTCCTTAGTAGTCTATTGATTACTGTTGTTGATCATGTAACACAAAGCCATGGGAGGAGGAGTTGGTTTGGGAAAGGCTTGAACAGTAGCCGCTTGGACAAGTTTTATTGGTTGTTGGCAGCCATGAATGGGGTGAACTTATGCATCTATATGATGGTAGCTAGGTGGGCTTCTTACAAAAATGTGCAGAGAAGGGCTGCTGTTGCTGACTCTCGAGGTGTGAGAGATGAGATAGAATTGATGGCCTGA
- the LOC122085988 gene encoding protein NRT1/ PTR FAMILY 5.6-like: MLQVMVAAITKRSLPHPSDPAQLYEVPKTNKNQGRLLCHTPKLKFLDKAAISEEKEKGSSEKQQSPWRLSTVTKVEEMKLILNVVPIWLSSLTFGICVAQTSTFFIKQASTMNRRISTSHHHVFMVPPATVYSLSAIGMIIAVVIYDKILEPVLRKARGKERRIEILQRIGIGMGFVSVTMITAALVERKRLEAVERGISRMSVFWLTPQFMIMGFGDGFALVGLQEYFYDQVPDKMRSLGIALYLSVIGLGNFLSSLLITVVDHVITQRHGRSWFGKDLNSSRLDKFYWLLAAMNGGELMHLYVGS, from the exons ATGTTGCAGGTTATGGTGGCCGCTATAACCAAGAGAAGTCTTCCCCATCCTTCTGATCCTGCTCAGTTATATGAAGTACCCAAAACAAACAAGAACCAGGGGAGGCTTTTGTGCCACACACCTAAGCTCAA GTTCTTGGACAAAGCTGCAATCagtgaagaaaaggagaaaggatCAAGTGAGAAGCAGCAGAGTCCATGGAGATTGTCTACAGTGACCAAAGTGGAAGAGATGAAGCTAATTCTCAATGTGGTCCCTATATGGCTATCTTCCTTGACATTTGGAATATGTGTGGCACAAACCTCTACATTTTTCATCAAACAAGCAAGTACCATGAACCGTCGGATAAGCACAAGCCACCACCATGTTTTTATGGTCCCACCAGCTACAGTCTATTCTCTTTCTGCAATTGGAATGATCATTGCTGTAGTCATCTATGACAAGATCCTAGAACCTGTACTGAGAAAAGCCAGAGGCAAAGAAAGAAGGATTGAAATCCTACAAAGGATTGGTATAGGAATGGGGTTTGTAAGTGTAACCATGATTACTGCTGCATTGGTGGAAAGAAAGAGACTTGAAGCAGTAGAGAGGGGAATTAGTCGTATGAGTGTGTTCTGGTTAACTCCACAATTCATGATCATGGGTTTTGGAGATGGGTTTGCTCTAGTTGGCCTCCAAGAGTACTTCTATGATCAAGTTCCTGATAAGATGAGAAGCTTAGGAATAGCTTTATATCTCAGTGTGATTGGGCTTGGGAACTTCCTCAGTAGTCtattgataactgttgttgatCATGTTATAACACAAAGGCATGGGAGGAGTTGGTTTGGGAAAGACTTGAACAGTAGTCGCTTGGACAAGTTTTATTGGTTGTTGGCAGCCATGAATGGGGGTGAACTTATGCACCTTTATGTTGGTAGCTAG
- the LOC122085438 gene encoding BEL1-like homeodomain protein 9, whose amino-acid sequence MAEGFEPFHVPQQSRRDKLRVLSQSHPTCDDAAAALQGCVGLLPMYDHHSLLSSDMLNCGNPLGGAGTGAGTATVEISKPNPVCNVKAEGGNLMGYLGGFVNASSSSSSSHQPFLDPQSSLACNPFLYTAQNLRDLDHSFNGGEVVPFKPTPVSLTHAHDSVSTGQGLSLSLSSHHPGQHNLPLELNLQQYESAHAVFDGKCMGGYVASTSNDVSRSPVPLGPFTGYASVLKGSRFLKPAQQLMEELCDVGRGVLSDRSYGDSSLIDPSMENLGGVGVVDDSLACGDPTRSEHQRKKNTLLSMLDEVYKRYKMYYQQMHAVVASFESVAGLGNAAPYASFALKTMSKHFRCLKNAITDQLRLSKTLGEGSFEKDGVPRLGTADRGLNSQRPVHNLSILEHQHVWRPQRGLPERAVAVLRAWLFDHFLHPYPTDTDKQMLAKQTGLSRSQVSNWFINARVRLWKPMVEEIHMLETRQAQKASETEDQNSNKAVDHQPPSSNPLPSNKTLQTTATQNSQNPPTKRSRSELPIAPNQNDQLNNFQYHNLSSHHHQVGVSNAVGNSSGGVSLTLGLRQNNGIGLSEPFPMNIAHRFGLEANEGCVVGSFEAPNRHFGKDIGGQFLHDFVG is encoded by the exons ATGGCGGAGGGTTTCGAGCCCTTTCATGTACCGCAACAAAGTAGAAGAGATAAGCTGAGAGTCCTCTCTCAATCGCACCCCACTTGCGATGATGCCGCGGCTGCTCTACAAGGGTGTGTGGGTTTGCTTCCTATGTACGATCAtcactctctcctctcctctgaCATGCTAAACTGCGGCAACCCACTTGGTGGAGCTGGGACTGGAGCTGGGACTGCAACTGTCGAGATTTCTAAGCCAAACCCAGTTTGTAATGTTAAGGCGGAAGGTGGGAATTTAATGGGCTACCTCGGGGGGTTCGTAaatgcttcttcttcgtcttcttcgtcTCATCAGCCTTTCTTGGATCCACAGTCTTCCCTCGCCTGCAACCCTTTTCTTTACACGGCCCAGAATCTCAGAGATCTTGATCACTCCTTTAATGGTGGTGAAGTGGTCCCCTTCAAGCCTACGCCCGTATCGTTAACCCATGCCCATGATTCGGTTTCCACTGGACAAGGTCTGTCGCTGTCCCTATCATCTCACCATCCAGGACAGCATAATCTCCCTCTGGAGCTCAATTTGCAGCAGTACGAGTCTGCGCATGCGGTGTTCGATGGAAAGTGTATGGGAGGGTATGTAGCTTCCACGTCCAACGATGTGTCCAGGAGTCCTGTGCCTCTCGGCCCTTTTACGGGCTACGCTTCGGTTTTGAAAGGGTCGAGGTTTCTGAAGCCTGCGCAGCAGCTCATGGAGGAGCTTTGTGATGTGGGTAGAGGAGTTTTAAGTGATAGAAGCTATGGGGACTCCTCTTTGATAGATCCTTCTATGGAAAACTTGGGTGGAGTTGGAGTTGTTGATGATTCACTAGCTTGTGGAGATCCTACTCGTAGTGAGcaccaaaggaagaagaacactCTACTATCAATGCTGGATGAG GTGTATAAAAGATACAAGATGTACTACCAACAAATGCATGCTGTTGTTGCTTCATTTGAGTCTGTTGCCGGGCTTGGCAATGCAGCCCCTTATGCATCATTTGCCCTCAAAACAATGTCGAAACACTTCAGATGCTTGAAGAATGCCATTACTGATCAACTTCGATTAAGCAAAACTCTTGGGGAGGGAAGCTTTGAAAAGGATGGAGTTCCTAGGTTGGGGACTGCCGACCGAGGCCTTAATAGCCAGAGACCTGTTCATAACTTGAGCATTCTTGAACATCAACATGTTTGGCGACCCCAGAGAGGACTTCCAGAACGTGCGGTAGCTGTTCTCAGGGCATGGTTATTTGACCACTTCCTTCACCC TTACCCTACTGATACTGACAAGCAAATGTTGGCTAAACAGACGGGTCTATCAAGGAGTCAG GTCTCTAACTGGTTCATCAATGCTAGAGTAAGACTGTGGAAGCCAATGGTAGAGGAAATTCACATGCTTGAAACACGGCAGGCTCAAAAAGCATCAGAGACCGAGGACCAGAATTCCAACAAGGCTGTTGATCACCAACCACCTTCGTCAAACCCACTACCCTCCAACAAAACACTACAGACTACTGCAACCCAGAATTCTCAAAACCCCCCAACAAAACGCAGTAGAAGTGAACTTCCCATTGCACCCAACCAAAATGATCAGCTGAACAACTTTCAATACCATAATCTATCAAGCCATCATCACCAAGTAGGTGTGAGCAATGCAGTGGGTAACAGCAGTGGCGGTGTTTCACTGACACTGGGCCTGCGCCAGAATAATGGAATCGGCTTGTCTGAGCCTTTTCCAATGAACATAGCTCATCGTTTTGGCCTTGAAGCAAACGAGGGATGTGTAGTTGGTAGCTTTGAGGCCCCAAATCGGCACTTTGGGAAGGACATTGGGGGACAGTTTCTCCATGACTTTGTTGGCTga